The Epinephelus lanceolatus isolate andai-2023 chromosome 12, ASM4190304v1, whole genome shotgun sequence genome segment TCATTTCCCGGAGCATCTTCAGATGAGTCTCCTCCTGCTTTCGCTTCGCACTCGTCGCCATGGCCGAAAACAGCGGGTCGGTATCACCGTGGAGGAAGTTTGGTCAGGGGACCCGAGACAGGGCGGGTGTCTTCGGGGTAGACTCGTCGCGTGTGACTGTGGCGGCCGGGTAGACACCTTTCTCCGGTCTAGCGGGGAGACTGGGCGACTGACAAACTACTTCTTCTGCAGGGAGCAAGTGTGAGACAGAGCGGCCTCACACGCACAGGCGCCATCTGTTGGTTTGGAATGGTGCCTCGTGTTTTCATTGAAAGTAACACTCTTCATTTGGGAATATTTCACACAGAAATATTGAAAAAAGGTGCTGTGAAAACACACTTGCACAGTTTGCAGTGTTTGACCCAACCACACTTTCATAAGAACATCACACAAATAAACTTAAGcatcattttaattaaaaacaccAACAGCATTTCTatataacatacaaatgtaaaacaTAAAGTGCCTGtatttacaatatttttcaaaataaactcttCTTAATAAACATCTCAGTGTCTCTTTCAGACATGACACCACTTTACTGCATGTTTTAAAATTCAAGTCTTTGGTCCCTGCCTTGGCACCCTTCAGACAACAGGTGCTCATTGAATATCTAGTGATGAGACATCCCCTGTCTCCAGTTTTGGCCTGGTGTAAGGCCTCCCTGACAGTGATAACACTGTTCTCTTTCATAGCCATCCACCGCCTGCTCCGCTTTTCTTGGTGGCTTTGCAGGAAACTGCTGGACACGCTGAAGAACTGCTCAGTGAACTGCATTGTTGCAGACATTGCTGTTAAGACAGGATCAGATTATTGTATTGTCAGTGGGGGGTAGTGCTCCCATGCAGAGACAAATGACTTTTAGTCAGTGTCTTGCGAGGCGCTTGTTTTGGCTTCTTCTGAATTTGGCGGTGGAATAAAAGTAGAAGGCACTTGGAAAAGCACAGTCTCCTCCAAATGTGAAACCATGATCCAACAAAAACTGGTGAAGTCTGTTGATTATTAGCGCTACAGAAGGTAAAATCAAAATACTTGGAACATCATTTAGTCACTGAAATGGAGTCTCTCAACAGAACAGGAATGAAGCATTAGAGCTTGAAACTCAAAATCCAAATCACAGATTTGTCTGTTAATGTCGTTTCATAATTGTTTGAGATATCTGGACTGCATTGAAAACAGCTTCCAACTTCAATGGTGGAGGCAGCAAGCAGGAGATGGTGGTGGCCTTATTTTGACTTTGGTCTCTTCCTGTTGCTGCTTAAAGGGTCTGCAACTTCCACGGGctggaggaagaaagagagaactGTTCAGACAAATCAACACACCACATTTGGAGCTACTGAAAattaaaagtgattgttttcgTCAGGTCATAACTGACTGCTTGACTGGAGTAGAAATCATGATTGATCCAGACATTTCAAAGGTAGTTATAATAaatttttaaaggaatagttcgcccttaaaatgttatgttgaacttgtaaagaaaactgtttttctcgcatgcctccttggtgaaagaagaatccaaaaatggagaaactTCATGTAAAGGAAGTAAGTTAAAGGAGgctcaaaataaatcaaaatatctgtttaaaaactctcacacaactcatgcagtataatccaagtctgatttatccagtcgtatgctcagtatctcccaaacagacagcctttTCCGACGGGGAACTGAATGGGAAGTgtaacttatctatgctctcttcaaagccagactccatccacaaaaacagtaatttaacctctttattctttattcagaTCCCCATTAGCTTCCACAAGGTAGTTgctagtcttcctggggtccaatcacaaaacaacattaaatataaattaatttgaaaTCACACAGTATCAATGAGACGATAACATTCAACATCAGTCcaaaattaagacaaaaaaaggaGTAAAAGAGCAAAATTGTCACAAACTCACTgtaccaaataaaaaaataaaataacattaacaaaaatgTTTCAGAACAGAACTGCCATAACCAAATTTTCACGTGATTCATCAATTTTAGTGTTATTTTAAGTGCCAAACACTTGATTTCCTGCATTGTGGTCAATGTTTTTGCACCAAGTTATGCATTTTCTGCAcctgatcgaggcagcggtacaccagcagctcctgtgaggtaaaataactgttttggATAACAGATTTTtgaactggataaatgagacttggattgtactTCATGAGTTGTGTAAGACTTCTTGAACAGatattttgatacagttttgctgttgttaaacacagacccctataatttcaatttttcaagaattttctcagttttctgATTCTTGATTCACCTTAGGCGAGAAAACTGACattttctttatgaattcaacgaaacacagggtgagttattgctatacaaatgatcattattGCTTTCCTCTAATTAATCGAGCTCTGAATCATTGTAATAAGCTTTAAATATGCCATaaactgaaatatatttttgtggATGATTGTGTTATGCTCACCCGCTCCCTCTTCCTAGTAACTCTAAAGAAGTCCTCCATGCGAGTCTGCCTGCTGTGTCCTGCTGCTCTCTCCTTTTCCCTCTCCTCCCGTTTACCTTCCCGCATCTGACGGAACTTCTCCATCCGACGACGGATTCTGTCCTCCCTAAAACCATATCAGCATGTACACAGTTAAAACTGTCtctgaaagagacagaggagcaTGTGAAATGTGAAAGCTGAAGCAAAAACTACACACTTAACGTATGTGGCGCGACAGAAGAACCCGACCAGGGCTTCCTCATCTGGCTCAGTCCAGGTGAGTTCAGGAGCTACTGTCTGCGGTGCATCCAAGAATATCGTCCGTGCTTCTTTGTACTTCCAGAAATGTGGCACAGGGTGGGTCTGAGGGGCAGCAGATACGAGGGTGTTATCAGATCTTACACTTTTTTGTAAAGCAACATACGGAGTGAAGACCAAAGACCACTGGTTGTCCATTTAGTACCTCTCTGTTGACATGCAGAACCACGTTCTCAATAGTGCGATGCTTCTGGATCAGTGTCAGAGCTCTCTTAGGACCCAAACCTGCTATCTTGTCACAGTAGTCACAGCCCAGCAAAATACACAGGTCGACAAACTGGTGGAAGGAAATGGCAAAAGAAGGAAAGTTCGAGATATTATTTGCACGAAGTGATATCACAAATACCAACTGAAATATTCAGTACTTTCAAAGACAAT includes the following:
- the LOC117272051 gene encoding putative flap endonuclease 1 homolog isoform X2 — translated: MGITKLADLIRLHAPGAIFHKDISDYTGKVIALDTSIVVNQFRAATPSLSPLTGLFFRTLTFLEHDIKPVFVFDGKPPGEKTAVAPGDAEAMCAHLVRDGTVDAVSSEDMDTLPFGASILICQLNAKKDSEVIEYSLPKLLERLQISHKEFVDLCILLGCDYCDKIAGLGPKRALTLIQKHRTIENVVLHVNRETHPVPHFWKYKEARTIFLDAPQTVAPELTWTEPDEEALVGFFCRATYVKEDRIRRRMEKFRQMREGKREEREKERAAGHSRQTRMEDFFRVTRKRERPVEVADPLSSNRKRPKSK